One window from the genome of Salvia miltiorrhiza cultivar Shanhuang (shh) chromosome 7, IMPLAD_Smil_shh, whole genome shotgun sequence encodes:
- the LOC130993872 gene encoding uncharacterized protein LOC130993872, translated as MEEQGVGERRRAEAALEPAEARGQRLLRQRRRWSPRRCEAAEALEAEQEEGGGGAEGWWRRREDGGEGARRRRCEAVEEGGWKVKSAEAVEQEERGGMIERERERERKRQREI; from the coding sequence ATGGAAGAGCAGGGGGTGGGCGAGAGGCGGAGGGCAGAGGCGGCGTTGGAGCCCGCGGAGGCACGAGGGCAGCGGCTGTTGCGGCAGAGGCGGCGTTGGAGCCCGCGGAGGTGCGAGGCGGCGGAGGCGTTGGAGGCAGAGCAAGAGGAAGGTGGAGGCGGCGCAGAAGGATGGTGGCGGAGGCGTGAGGATGGTGGCGAAGGCGCGAGGCGCCGGAGGTGCGAGGCGGTGGAAGAAGGCGGATGGAAGGTGAAGTCGGCGGAGGCGGTGGAACAAGAGGAGAGAGGGGGgatgattgagagagagagagagagagagaggaagaggcAGAGGGAAATCTAG